One Brevibacillus choshinensis genomic window carries:
- a CDS encoding HAD family hydrolase — protein MAIHYEKGIIFDMDNTLLKSTIDFPRMKHAIYQVLIDNGCCEPGLDWQNHTASQLIEIGRQSANMTPELEQQMWEAVTAVEKEGMHGAVLEDYAVEVLDELQKRCQLYILTNNASAAAHEALHETGIAHYFAEIVAREQMTELKPSSSGVHYILRQHPERSMSAWTMVGDSWIDGKAAQNADVRFIAYQAKQQEMESKGVTPFTTIRDLRELLAHF, from the coding sequence ATGGCTATTCACTACGAGAAGGGCATCATTTTTGATATGGACAATACGCTGTTGAAATCTACGATTGATTTTCCGCGGATGAAGCATGCTATCTATCAGGTGCTGATAGATAATGGATGCTGCGAGCCAGGTCTGGATTGGCAAAATCATACGGCGTCACAGCTGATCGAGATCGGGAGACAATCTGCGAACATGACGCCTGAGCTGGAACAGCAGATGTGGGAAGCGGTCACTGCTGTGGAAAAGGAAGGGATGCACGGGGCTGTATTGGAGGACTACGCCGTGGAGGTGCTGGACGAATTGCAAAAACGCTGCCAGCTCTACATTCTCACGAACAATGCCTCCGCGGCTGCCCATGAGGCTCTGCACGAGACGGGGATTGCCCATTATTTTGCAGAAATCGTGGCACGCGAGCAAATGACGGAGCTGAAACCTTCTTCGTCAGGGGTACACTACATTTTGCGGCAGCATCCCGAACGGTCCATGAGTGCGTGGACGATGGTCGGGGATTCCTGGATCGATGGCAAAGCGGCGCAGAATGCCGATGTCCGCTTCATTGCCTACCAGGCTAAACAGCAGGAAATGGAGAGCAAGGGAGTTACACCGTTTACGACCATACGTGATTTGCGTGAGCTGCTGGCTCATTTTTGA